From a single Lolium rigidum isolate FL_2022 chromosome 7, APGP_CSIRO_Lrig_0.1, whole genome shotgun sequence genomic region:
- the LOC124679006 gene encoding FACT complex subunit SPT16-like — protein sequence MADNGKAKPASGGAYTINLENFSKRLKVFYDHWNGNKSDLWASSDAIAIATPPSSDDLRYLKSSALNVWLLGYEFPETIIVFMQKQIHFLCSQKKANLIGTLKSAAHEAVGADIILHVKGKNGDGIDLMDDILSAACAQSKSDTPVVGHIAKEAPEGKLLETWAEKLSGGSVQLTDVTNGFSELFSVKDATETICVKKAAYLTSSVMKNFVVPTMEKVIDEERKVSHSSLMDDTEKIILDPLKAKVKLKAENIDICYPPVFQSGGKFDLRPGAASNDDYLYYDPASVIICAIGSRYSNYCSNVARTFLIDATPTQSKAYETLLKAQEAALAACKPGNQMSAVYQAAVAVFEKNAPELLSHLTKSAGTGMGLEFRESGLNLNPKNDRLIKEGMIFNVCLGLNNVQAETNNEKTKQFSLLLADTALVNDKTVEILTNCSKAVKDVAYSFNEDEEDVPKPKQPKFEPNGLEAVPSKATLRSDNQEMSKEEVRRQHQAELARQKNEETARRLAGGGSGSGDGRGPAKASNELVAYKNVNDVPYSRELVIQVDQRNEAILLPIYGSMVPFHVSTVKSVTSHQDNRTCTIRIFFNVPGMPFSNDNTLKSQGAIYLKEITFRSKDPRHSSEVVQQIKTLRRQVASRESERAERATLVTQEKLQQASNKTKQMRLNDVWIRPVFGGRGRKLTGTLEAHVNGFRYATSRADERVDIMYRNIKHAFFQPAEKEMITLLHFHLHNHIMVGNKKTKDVQFYVEVMDVVQTVGGSRRSALDPDEIEEEQRERDRKNRINMEFQNYVNKVNDHWSQPQFKGLDLEFDVPLRELGFHGVPYKASAFIIPTSTCLVELIETPFLVVTLGEIEIVNLERVGFGTKNFDMAIVFKDFKKDVLRIDSIPSSSLDAIKEWLDTTDLKYYESRLNLNWRPILKTIIDDPQKFVDDGGWEFLNMEGSDSETEDTEESDQGYEPSDAEPVSESEDDDSGSASLVESDDDEEEDSDVDSEEEKGKTWDELEREASNADQEHGGESDSEDERRRRKVKTFSKSGPPPQRGIGSSSKQRPPERGSGSKSRPPPGRGSSNGGPSKRPKFR from the coding sequence ATGGCAGATAACGGTAAAGCAAAGCCAGCCTCAGGAGGAGCCTATACAATCAATCTAGAGAACTTCAGCAAGCGGCTCAAGGTGTTCTATGACCATTGGAACGGAAACAAGTCTGATCTTTGGGCTTCTTCTGATGCAATCGCAATTGCTACTCCGCCTTCTTCTGATGATCTTCGTTATCTGAAATCCTCGGCTCTAAATGTTTGGTTACTTGGATACGAGTTTCCAGAAACCATAATTGTCTTCATGCAGAAGCAGATACATTTCTTGTGCAGCCAGAAGAAAGCAAATCTCATCGGAACCCTCAAGAGTGCTGCACATGAGGCTGTTGGTGCTGATATTATCTTGCACGTGAAAGGCAAGAATGGGGATGGCATTGACCTCATGGATGACATACTGAGTGCTGCTTGTGCTCAGTCGAAATCTGACACTCCAGTTGTTGGTCACATTGCAAAAGAGGCACCTGAGGGTAAGCTCCTTGAAACATGGGCAGAAAAGTTATCTGGGGGATCTGTACAGCTTACAGATGTAACAAATGGGTTTTCTGAGCTTTTTTCTGTCAAGGATGCCACTGAGACCATCTGTGTGAAAAAGGCTGCTTACCTAACTTCATCTGTGATGAAAAACTTTGTTGTTCCGACCATGGAGAAGGTTATTGATGAGGAGAGAAAAGTCTCACACTCCTCATTGATGGATGACACGGAGAAGATTATTCTTGATCCTTTGAAGGCCAAGGTGAAGTTGAAGGCTGAAAATATTGATATATGTTATCCTCCTGTCTTCCAAAGTGGAGGGAAGTTTGACCTTAGACCAGGTGCTGCCAGCAATGATGATTATCTCTACTATGATCCAGCAAGTGTTATCATCTGTGCAATTGGTTCAAGGTACAGTAACTATTGTTCCAATGTCGCCAGAACATTTCTGATAGATGCAACCCCGACACAAAGTAAGGCGTACGAGACACTTTTGAAAGCCCAGGAAGCTGCTTTAGCAGCATGTAAACCAGGCAATCAGATGTCTGCAGTTTATCAGGCTGCAGTTGCAGTATTTGAAAAGAATGCCCCTGAATTGCTCTCTCATCTAACAAAGTCAGCTGGAACTGGAATGGGCCTCGAGTTTCGAGAGTCTGGCTTAAACTTGAACCCCAAGAATGACCGTCTGATAAAAGAGGGCATGATTTTCAATGTCTGCCTTGGCTTGAATAATGTCCAGGCAGAAACAAACAATGAGAAGACAAAGCAGTTCTCTTTGTTATTAGCTGATACAGCTTTAGTTAATGACAAGACCGTAGAGATCTTAACCAATTGCTCCAAGGCTGTTAAAGATGTTGCATATTCATTTaatgaagatgaggaagatgttCCGAAGCCTAAACAGCCGAAGTTTGAGCCAAATGGCCTGGAAGCAGTACCATCCAAGGCAACACTTCGGTCAGACAACCAGGAGATGTCCAAGGAAGAGGTTCGGAGACAGCACCAGGCTGAACTTGCTCGTCAAAAGAATGAAGAGACTGCTAGAAGGCTGGCTGGGGGTGGTTCTGGTTCTGGCGATGGACGCGGTCCTGCTAAGGCTTCAAATGAGCTTGTTGCATACAAGAATGTGAATGATGTACCTTATTCAAGAGAGTTGGTAATACAAGTAGATCAGCGGAATGAAGCTATCCTCTTACCTATTTATGGCAGTATGGTCCCTTTCCATGTTTCTACTGTTAAGAGTGTGACCAGTCACCAGGACAACCGCACCTGCACTATTCGCATTTTCTTTAATGTACCTGGCATGCCATTCTCAAATGATAACACTCTGAAGTCCCAGGGAGCTATCTACTTGAAAGAGATTACATTCCGCTCAAAGGATCCACGGCATAGCAGTGAGGTTGTTCAGCAGATCAAAACATTGAGGAGACAAGTAGCTTCAAGGGAGTCGGAGAGAGCTGAAAGAGCCACCCTTGTTACTCAGGAGAAACTCCAGCAGGCAAGCAACAAAACAAAGCAAATGAGGCTTAATGATGTGTGGATACGGCCTGTGTTTGGTGGCCGTGGGAGAAAGTTGACAGGAACTCTTGAGGCCCATGTAAATGGTTTCAGATATGCTACTTCAAGGGCTGATGAGCGTGTGGACATCATGTATAGGAATATAAAACATGCCTTCTTCCAGCCAGCAGAGAAAGAAATGATTACCCTTCTTCATTTCCATTTGCACAATCATATCATGGTTGGAAACAAGAAGACGAAAGATGTCCAATTTTACGTTGAAGTAATGGATGTTGTTCAAACTGTTGGTGGAAGTAGGAGATCGGCCCTTGATCCTGATGAGATTGAAGAAGAGCAGCGTGAGAGGGACCGGAAGAACAGAATCAACATGGAGTTCCAGAACTATGTGAATAAGGTCAATGACCACTGGTCGCAACCACAGTTCAAGGGGCTTGATCTGGAGTTCGATGTCCCTCTTAGAGAGCTTGGGTTCCATGGGGTTCCGTATAAAGCTTCAGCTTTCATCATTCCAACTTCAACTTGTTTGGTTGAGCTAATTGAGACTCCTTTCCTGGTGGTGACTCTGGGTGAGATAGAGATTGTTAATCTGGAGAGGGTGGGCTTTGGAACAAAGAACTTTGACATGGCTATTGTGTTTAAGGACTTCAAGAAGGATGTTCTTCGCATCGACTCCATTCCGTCAAGTTCACTTGACGCAATAAAGGAGTGGCTTGACACCACTGATCTCAAGTACTATGAGAGCAGGCTCAACCTGAATTGGCGTCCTATTCTGAAAACTATCATTGATGATCCTCAGAAGTTTGTTGACGATGGTGGCTGGGAATTCCTGAATATGGAGGGAAGCGATTCTGAGACAGAGGATACAGAGGAATCAGATCAGGGGTATGAGCCTTCTGATGCTGAGCCTGTGTCTGAATCAGAAGATGATGATTCCGGCAGTGCGTCTTTGGTGGAAtcagatgatgacgaggaggaggattctGATGTAGACTCTGAGGAAGAGAAGGGTAAAACCTGGGATGAGCTGGAACGGGAGGCATCCAACGCAGACCAGGAACATGGTGGAGAATCAGACAGCGAGGATGAAAGGAGGCGCCGCAAGGTCAAGACCTTTAGCAAATCCGGTCCACCACCACAACGTGGTATTGGTAGCAGTAGCAAGCAGCGTCCTCCAGAGCGTGGCAGCGGTAGCAAGTCTCGTCCACCACCAGGTCGTGGTAGCTCCAACGGAGGGCCCTCAAAGAGGCCGAAGTTCAGGTGA